Proteins from one Amycolatopsis benzoatilytica AK 16/65 genomic window:
- a CDS encoding CsbD family protein has protein sequence MNDTPAHKAEEMKGKAKEAVGNATGNEQWQGEGKAEQAKGALKQAGDKIKDAVKGTKD, from the coding sequence ATGAACGACACCCCGGCGCACAAGGCTGAGGAAATGAAGGGCAAGGCCAAGGAAGCGGTCGGCAACGCCACCGGCAACGAGCAGTGGCAGGGCGAGGGGAAGGCCGAGCAGGCCAAGGGCGCCCTCAAGCAGGCGGGTGACAAGATCAAGGACGCCGTGAAGGGCACGAAGGACTGA